In one window of Helianthus annuus cultivar XRQ/B chromosome 17, HanXRQr2.0-SUNRISE, whole genome shotgun sequence DNA:
- the LOC118488836 gene encoding glutathione S-transferase T2-like — protein sequence MSQLQQMQQYQAFQQFMQRGSVQLDQFQSQPPTSQPQPSVQLDDDDEVVPESPPKELKRKKKKKNRGKGKAFETESDTAKKAVREQRRERNNQTGSGFWKACTDRFNHLMGECAARHLDSVSGKWRKMNKCVNDFIGIYNPLYINRPSGSSDEDVLNLAMARWETKNPPFLHLRAWNVLKKEPKWAPIPNEVATAKRTKTSESGSYSAGGSTARCQIDINDEPEYEEEPVHEIERPGGRDKAKKRGGRKAQRGRLEWRGRLGWRWRLEGVFENGRVNF from the exons ATGTCCCAACTTCAACAAATGCAACAATATCAAGCATTCCAACAATTCATGCAACGCGGCTCGGTTCAACTTGATCAATTCCAATCGCAACCGCCAACTTCCCAACCGCAACCCTCGGTTCAacttgacgatgatgatgaagtcGTCCCCGAATCGCCACCTAAAGAACTCaagcgcaaaaaaaaaaaaaaaaacagggggAAGGGGAAGGCCTTTGAAACCGAATCCGACACCGCAAAAAAAGCGGTTCGAGAGCAAAGGCGAGAAC ggaACAATCAAACGGGTTCTGGTTTTTGGAAGGCATGTACGGATAGATTTAATCACCTTATGGGGGAATGCGCGGCCCGTCATCTCGATTCCGTATCGGGGAAGTGGCGGAAAATGAACAAGTGCGTGAATGATTTTATCGGGATTTATAACCCACTTTACATCAATCGTCCTAGTGGGAGTAGCGACGAGGACGTTCTTAACCTTGCGATGGCTAGATGGGAAACAAAAAATCCGCCTTTCCTGCACCTCCGAGCATGGAACGTTTTAAAGAAAGAACCAAAATGGGCGCCGATTCCAAATGAGGTCGCAACCGCCAAACGGACTAAAACTTCCGAGTCCGGAAGTTATAGTGCGGGAGGCTCCACCGCTCGTTGTCAAATCGACATAAACGACGAACCGGAATATGAAGAGGAGCCCGTTCACGAGATCGAACGTCCCGGCGGAAGGGACAAAGCAAAAAAAAGAGGCGGCCGCAAAGCGCAAAGGGGCCGGCTCGAGTGGAGGGGGCGGCTCGGGTGGAGGTGGCGGCTCGAAGGCGTCTTCGAAAATGGACGAGTTAATTTCTGA